A window of Ruania suaedae contains these coding sequences:
- a CDS encoding Ig-like domain-containing protein, which produces MASATVLSLVLGTVVALSLNYEGVATADVDLNDGGVWVSNNESILVGRLNFPVGEIDAALAALSQDVDLLQREDVVFIRDRAGQTLQRVDPVSVAVRGSAVPLPTGSDVQLGDNTVGVLVEETGEWRVLGLDGLDVLTESTEEPQAVLGEDAAQAIADDGTAYGLDTDTGQLLTFGPGQRTDPVTTELDPSVFDGAATQLSVVGSEPVALAFDAETEDLTLVRPDQDPVDLTGLEVDGASARLQAPSRGGNVVAIATSDALITVPLDGSEPRVTRSPSAGQPAQPVQVAGCVHSAWAALPAGYLRQCGDQAAESLEVPSATGGELVFRVNRSYVVLNELATGNSWMVEDALVLVDNWETSIPPTEEDETEEEESQDLEQREVELDREAENRPPVAVPDSFGVRAGRIAVLPVLHNDSDADGDLLTAAPEGQIPESFGQLETVLGGRALQVRVAPGASGITSFQYVADDGRGGTDTATVDLEVIPEGQNSPPEQLTEITAEIASGQSAEVNVLNDVLDPDGDAVYVTRTLEDAGLQVQSDPNGLISIVDPGVPTGQRQVRLEVSDGAATAEVLIDVEILPAAAQPPTAVFDYATAFVDETIEIDPIANDLDPNDRPLRLANVQSADGAEIRQSTSSNTFSFTASSPGDYYVVYVVADDDGLSATGLVRVSVRAPENLDPVAATDTAYLPPDGTVLVDVLANDEDPAGGVLAVQQIDVPEGYGLRVSILEHRVLRITSDRTLQTPVTIDYTVSNGTRTGEGEVLVLPLDAETGTRAPIAVPDEVRVRAGDHVTIPVLSNDSHPNGFDFSLDPTIAEEPAGGVMFTAGDVVRFQAPDEAGTLTAVYRIVDEYGREDSATIRIYVQARADGANGAPEPRDVETRAFSGERIRIPIETYGIDPDGDSVQLLGVDSPPALGRVVEVGATYIDYQAFTDSAGTDEFTYSVRDRLGAIASAEVTVGVIPPPSVNRPPVVVDDEITVPPGRPISVDVLANDTDPDGDQLAFDDPAFSEHPGTDPEVRDGKVALISPESTGDHLITYHVSDLHGGTASGLLTVTVDPDSPLQPPVAVDDVVPPAAILDREVITVDVLENDSDPDGSVEALTVDIPDGQESATSPDGKGVQITLTPTRQVVTYRITDSDDLVSYAFIEVPGTEDTGPVLRPDTGVIEVESGVTETIEINDYVVAFSGQPVQLADTSSVRATNSDGSSPVVDGDTVQYTSEGTYAGPATLTFEVTDALDINDDDILTSVVTLDIMVVSTENQPPRMRDGSLAAEQGGEAVNLDIARLAEDPDGVSTDLQYRIAEEAPGFQAALDGYILTVSADEDTPAGSSQDLTIEVTDGESDPVQATIVLEATASNRPLISTNPDDLGEVFQGDSVTADVLANDSNPFPGEPREILGAVVTSGQGNAEISGEQVVVTPGADFVGRLSVTYTVVDVTGEASRAVEGQITAAVLGVPEAPSIPLVEEVANREVTLSWTAPQDNGAPITGYTVSHGGGSQACATTTCTITGLTNGTTYTFTVLATNAVGDSPESAASAEATPDVRPEAPGAPTVEFGDGELSLDWSEPANEGTPISSYDVQISPSGGAGQQSVTGTEMVWTGLTNGQNYTFRVRALNDAPEPGLWSEWSVAEHPSGPPLRPQAPSASRIDDSAGGRLQVSWRAPDANGDPISAYELRMYQDGALAQTFTPGANETSREVRVENAHDYHFTLVATNRSGSSEVSPQSESVRSFGAPGKTTGVSARPTGTDNTAEMSYSAPSNNGQEISRYEYSLSGGSAQAVPSNGVFTVPSDGQNYQIRIRACNTYCGAWSDSSSNFSTYGPPGAGAISLSSSADGQRVTFTWTTSANNNGAAIASSRYRIDGGGWSSWGSRNDRASVGGNWEEMHRIEVQVRNEHGQPSGSATRNQRAEPDPTPPPPPPSASVTMRAGSSAVGQDGCTHSSCAFLAFDYDNLDGGNYQIEFYASAAGSGVWRNYTANLSGDGRYQATSYRGRPGETVRVVIRGPSGTLQDSMTW; this is translated from the coding sequence GTGGCCAGTGCGACCGTCCTCTCGCTGGTGCTCGGCACCGTCGTCGCGCTGAGCCTGAACTACGAGGGTGTGGCGACCGCGGATGTCGACCTCAACGACGGCGGCGTCTGGGTCTCCAACAACGAGTCCATCCTGGTCGGCAGGCTGAACTTCCCCGTCGGCGAGATCGACGCGGCGCTCGCCGCGCTCAGCCAGGACGTCGACCTGCTCCAGCGCGAGGACGTCGTCTTCATCCGTGACCGTGCTGGGCAGACCCTGCAGCGGGTGGACCCCGTCTCGGTCGCCGTCCGCGGCAGCGCCGTGCCGCTGCCCACCGGCTCCGACGTCCAGCTCGGTGACAACACCGTGGGCGTGCTGGTGGAGGAGACCGGCGAGTGGCGGGTGCTCGGTCTGGACGGGCTCGACGTGCTCACCGAGTCCACCGAGGAGCCGCAGGCGGTGCTCGGCGAGGATGCCGCACAGGCGATCGCCGACGACGGCACCGCCTACGGGCTGGACACCGACACCGGGCAGCTGCTGACGTTCGGCCCGGGTCAGCGCACCGATCCGGTCACCACCGAGCTCGATCCCTCCGTCTTCGACGGCGCCGCCACCCAGCTGAGCGTCGTCGGCTCCGAGCCGGTGGCCCTGGCCTTCGACGCCGAGACCGAGGACCTGACCCTGGTGCGCCCGGACCAGGACCCGGTCGATCTCACCGGGCTCGAGGTGGACGGAGCCTCGGCGCGGCTGCAGGCCCCCAGCCGGGGCGGGAACGTGGTGGCGATCGCCACCAGCGACGCGCTGATCACCGTGCCGCTGGACGGCAGCGAGCCGCGGGTGACGCGCTCGCCCTCGGCGGGCCAGCCGGCGCAGCCGGTGCAGGTGGCCGGCTGCGTGCACAGCGCGTGGGCCGCCCTGCCCGCGGGGTACCTGCGCCAGTGCGGCGATCAGGCCGCGGAATCGTTGGAGGTGCCCTCGGCCACCGGCGGTGAGCTGGTGTTCCGGGTCAACCGCTCCTATGTGGTGCTCAATGAGCTGGCCACCGGGAACTCCTGGATGGTCGAGGACGCCCTCGTCCTGGTCGACAACTGGGAGACCTCCATCCCGCCCACGGAGGAGGACGAGACCGAGGAGGAGGAGTCCCAGGATCTCGAGCAGCGCGAGGTCGAGCTGGACCGGGAGGCGGAGAACCGCCCTCCGGTCGCGGTCCCGGACTCCTTCGGTGTGCGCGCTGGCCGCATCGCCGTGCTGCCGGTGCTGCACAACGACTCCGATGCCGACGGCGACCTGCTCACCGCGGCACCGGAGGGGCAGATCCCGGAGTCCTTCGGGCAGCTGGAGACGGTGCTCGGCGGCCGGGCGCTGCAGGTGCGCGTCGCCCCCGGTGCCAGCGGGATCACCAGCTTCCAGTACGTGGCCGATGACGGCCGCGGGGGCACCGACACCGCGACCGTGGATCTGGAGGTGATCCCGGAGGGCCAGAACAGCCCGCCCGAGCAGCTCACCGAGATCACCGCCGAGATCGCCTCGGGCCAGTCGGCGGAGGTCAACGTCCTCAACGACGTCCTCGACCCCGACGGCGATGCGGTCTACGTGACCCGCACCCTGGAGGACGCCGGGCTGCAGGTCCAGTCCGATCCGAACGGCCTCATCTCGATCGTGGACCCGGGCGTGCCCACCGGTCAGCGCCAGGTGCGCCTGGAGGTCAGCGACGGCGCCGCGACGGCCGAGGTGCTGATCGACGTCGAGATCCTTCCTGCCGCGGCCCAGCCGCCGACGGCCGTCTTCGACTACGCGACCGCCTTCGTGGACGAGACCATCGAGATCGACCCGATCGCGAACGATCTCGATCCCAACGACCGCCCGCTGCGGCTCGCGAACGTGCAGAGCGCCGACGGCGCCGAGATCCGCCAGAGCACCAGTTCCAACACCTTCAGCTTCACCGCGTCCTCACCGGGGGACTACTACGTCGTCTACGTGGTGGCCGATGACGACGGCCTCTCCGCCACCGGACTGGTGCGCGTCTCGGTGCGCGCCCCGGAGAACCTGGACCCGGTTGCCGCCACCGACACCGCCTACCTGCCCCCGGACGGCACCGTGCTGGTGGACGTGCTCGCCAACGACGAGGACCCGGCCGGCGGCGTGCTGGCGGTGCAGCAGATCGACGTGCCCGAGGGCTACGGCCTGCGGGTGTCCATCCTGGAGCACCGGGTGCTGCGGATCACCTCCGACCGCACCCTGCAGACGCCGGTGACGATCGACTACACCGTCTCCAACGGCACCCGGACCGGGGAGGGCGAGGTGCTGGTGCTGCCGCTGGATGCGGAGACGGGCACCCGCGCCCCGATCGCCGTCCCGGACGAGGTGCGCGTGCGGGCCGGTGACCACGTCACCATCCCCGTGCTCAGCAACGATTCCCACCCGAACGGCTTCGACTTCAGCCTCGATCCCACCATCGCCGAGGAGCCTGCCGGTGGCGTGATGTTCACCGCCGGGGACGTGGTGCGCTTCCAGGCACCGGACGAGGCGGGCACCCTGACGGCGGTCTACCGGATCGTCGATGAGTACGGCCGGGAGGATTCGGCCACCATCCGGATCTACGTCCAGGCCCGCGCCGACGGTGCCAACGGCGCCCCGGAGCCGCGGGACGTGGAGACCAGGGCGTTCTCCGGGGAGCGGATCCGGATCCCGATCGAGACCTACGGCATCGATCCGGACGGCGACTCGGTGCAGCTGCTGGGCGTCGACAGCCCGCCGGCGCTGGGCCGCGTGGTCGAGGTGGGCGCCACCTACATCGACTACCAGGCCTTCACCGACTCCGCCGGCACGGACGAGTTCACCTATTCGGTGCGCGACCGGCTCGGTGCGATCGCCTCGGCCGAGGTGACGGTCGGGGTGATCCCGCCCCCGAGCGTCAACCGCCCGCCGGTGGTCGTCGACGACGAGATCACCGTGCCCCCGGGGCGTCCGATCTCGGTGGACGTCCTCGCCAACGACACCGATCCCGACGGCGACCAGCTCGCCTTCGACGATCCGGCCTTCTCCGAGCACCCCGGGACCGACCCGGAGGTCCGCGACGGCAAGGTCGCACTGATCTCGCCGGAGTCGACCGGCGACCACCTGATCACCTATCACGTCAGCGACCTGCACGGCGGGACGGCCAGCGGCCTGCTGACGGTCACGGTCGACCCCGACAGCCCGCTGCAGCCGCCGGTCGCCGTCGATGACGTGGTCCCTCCTGCCGCCATCCTCGACCGTGAGGTCATTACGGTCGACGTGCTCGAGAACGACTCCGACCCGGACGGCAGCGTCGAGGCCCTGACGGTCGACATCCCGGACGGGCAGGAGAGTGCCACCTCCCCGGACGGCAAGGGCGTGCAGATCACCCTCACCCCGACCCGGCAGGTGGTGACCTACCGGATCACCGACAGCGACGACCTGGTCTCCTATGCGTTCATCGAGGTGCCCGGGACCGAGGACACCGGGCCGGTGCTGCGCCCGGACACGGGAGTCATCGAGGTCGAGTCCGGGGTCACCGAGACGATCGAGATCAACGACTACGTGGTGGCCTTCTCCGGCCAGCCGGTCCAGCTCGCCGACACCAGCTCGGTGCGGGCGACCAACTCCGACGGCTCCAGCCCGGTGGTGGACGGCGATACGGTCCAGTACACCTCCGAGGGCACCTACGCCGGGCCGGCGACCCTCACATTCGAGGTGACCGACGCCCTCGACATCAACGACGACGACATCCTCACCTCCGTGGTCACGCTCGACATCATGGTGGTCTCCACCGAGAACCAGCCGCCCCGGATGCGGGACGGCTCCCTCGCCGCGGAGCAGGGCGGGGAGGCCGTCAACCTGGACATCGCACGACTCGCGGAGGACCCCGATGGTGTCTCCACGGACCTGCAGTACCGGATCGCCGAGGAGGCTCCCGGTTTCCAGGCCGCGCTGGACGGTTACATCCTCACCGTCTCCGCCGATGAGGACACCCCGGCGGGGTCCTCTCAGGATCTGACGATCGAGGTCACCGACGGCGAGTCCGACCCGGTGCAGGCGACCATCGTGCTGGAGGCGACGGCGAGCAACCGGCCGCTGATCTCGACCAACCCGGACGACCTCGGGGAGGTCTTCCAGGGTGACTCGGTGACTGCGGACGTCCTCGCCAACGACTCCAACCCGTTCCCGGGTGAGCCGCGCGAGATCCTCGGCGCCGTGGTGACCAGCGGGCAAGGCAATGCCGAGATCAGCGGCGAGCAGGTGGTGGTCACCCCGGGAGCGGACTTCGTGGGCCGCCTGAGCGTGACGTACACGGTGGTGGACGTGACGGGGGAGGCGAGCCGCGCCGTGGAGGGGCAGATCACCGCCGCCGTGCTGGGGGTCCCCGAAGCGCCGAGCATCCCGCTGGTCGAGGAGGTCGCCAACCGCGAGGTGACGCTGAGCTGGACGGCTCCGCAGGACAACGGTGCCCCGATCACCGGCTACACCGTCAGCCACGGCGGCGGTTCGCAGGCGTGCGCGACCACCACCTGCACCATCACCGGCCTCACCAACGGGACCACGTACACGTTCACCGTGCTGGCCACCAATGCGGTCGGTGACTCGCCCGAGAGCGCCGCCTCCGCCGAGGCAACCCCGGATGTGCGACCGGAGGCGCCCGGCGCGCCGACGGTCGAGTTCGGCGACGGCGAGCTCAGCCTGGACTGGTCGGAGCCGGCGAACGAGGGCACGCCGATCTCCTCCTACGACGTGCAGATCTCTCCCTCCGGCGGCGCGGGTCAGCAGTCCGTGACCGGCACCGAGATGGTCTGGACAGGGCTGACGAACGGCCAGAACTACACCTTCCGGGTGCGTGCGCTCAACGATGCCCCCGAGCCGGGCCTGTGGAGCGAGTGGTCGGTGGCCGAGCACCCCTCCGGTCCGCCGCTGCGGCCGCAGGCACCGAGCGCCTCGCGGATCGACGACTCCGCCGGTGGCCGCCTGCAGGTCTCGTGGCGCGCACCGGATGCCAACGGTGATCCGATCTCCGCCTACGAGCTGCGGATGTACCAGGACGGTGCGCTGGCCCAGACGTTCACCCCGGGTGCGAACGAGACCTCCCGCGAGGTGCGGGTGGAGAACGCGCACGATTACCACTTCACGCTGGTGGCCACGAACCGGTCCGGCAGCTCGGAGGTCTCGCCGCAGTCGGAGAGCGTGCGTTCCTTCGGCGCACCGGGCAAGACCACCGGCGTGAGCGCGCGACCGACCGGCACCGACAACACGGCCGAGATGAGCTACTCGGCGCCGAGCAACAACGGCCAGGAGATCAGCCGGTACGAGTACTCCCTGAGCGGTGGCTCAGCGCAAGCGGTGCCGAGCAACGGCGTGTTCACCGTGCCGAGCGACGGGCAGAACTACCAGATCCGGATTCGTGCGTGTAATACCTACTGCGGCGCGTGGAGCGATTCCTCGAGCAACTTCAGTACGTACGGCCCGCCGGGCGCCGGAGCGATCTCACTCAGCTCGTCGGCGGACGGGCAGCGCGTCACGTTCACCTGGACCACGAGTGCGAACAACAATGGCGCCGCCATCGCTTCCAGCCGGTACCGCATCGATGGCGGTGGCTGGTCCTCGTGGGGCAGCCGCAACGACCGGGCGAGCGTCGGTGGCAATTGGGAGGAGATGCACCGCATCGAGGTTCAGGTGCGCAACGAGCACGGCCAGCCCAGTGGGAGCGCGACACGTAACCAGCGCGCGGAGCCGGACCCGACGCCTCCACCTCCGCCGCCGTCCGCATCCGTCACGATGCGTGCCGGTAGCAGTGCCGTCGGACAGGACGGGTGCACCCATTCCTCCTGTGCCTTCCTCGCGTTCGACTACGACAACCTCGACGGTGGCAACTACCAGATCGAGTTCTACGCGTCCGCCGCAGGCAGCGGGGTGTGGCGCAACTACACCGCGAACCTGAGCGGCGACGGGCGGTACCAGGCGACGTCGTATCGCGGTCGCCCGGGCGAAACAGTCCGCGTGGTGATCCGGGGGCCCAGCGGCACGCTCCAGGATTCGATGACTTGGTGA
- a CDS encoding serine/threonine-protein kinase gives MTRRPPSEPPAIPGYSYERLLGSGGFADVFLYRQLMPRREVAVKALLASAVTPEGREQFTAEANLMAQLSTHPSIVTIFHADTTADGRPYLVMEYCPRPNLSVRYRNERLGVAECLRIAVRLAGAVETAHRAGILHRDIKPANVLTTAYGWPALTDFGISVATGTPAAADGEQAGMSIPWAAPEFFAEDAPRGVAADVYALAATIYTLLAGRSPFELPGRPNTALDLITRIERDPVPPIGRDDVPPSLEAVLARGMAKEPARRFGSAAELARAIHQIEQELHLTPTSLDVPDTSWMEAPSAPDDGDRTRVRSISSVPAGLRDDAATRLRGVTSAQASPPGFADPEPAGEHPGEEAPTRRGARTALVAGVAALVVAGAVTVVTYGALNADDPGPDDPSGPTYVPPTVTVAQEPPAPEAVSLVREGEQVQVSWAVPEHERDLEFAYEVTEGSLEGEYRTVGGATEVTLTDDAERVCVTVSSIDAETRAVSPAADNPEECA, from the coding sequence GTGACCAGACGCCCACCCTCCGAACCCCCGGCCATCCCCGGCTACAGCTACGAACGGCTGCTGGGCAGCGGGGGTTTCGCCGACGTCTTCCTCTATCGCCAGCTCATGCCCCGCCGGGAGGTGGCCGTCAAGGCACTGCTGGCCAGCGCCGTCACCCCCGAGGGCCGCGAGCAGTTCACGGCCGAGGCCAACCTCATGGCCCAGCTGTCCACGCACCCCTCGATCGTGACGATCTTCCACGCCGACACCACGGCCGACGGGCGACCCTATCTGGTGATGGAGTACTGCCCTCGGCCCAACCTCTCGGTGCGATACCGCAACGAGCGGCTCGGGGTGGCCGAGTGCCTGCGTATCGCCGTCCGGCTCGCCGGTGCGGTGGAGACCGCGCACCGGGCCGGCATCCTGCACCGTGACATCAAGCCGGCGAACGTGCTGACCACGGCCTACGGCTGGCCGGCCCTGACCGACTTCGGGATCTCGGTGGCCACCGGCACGCCCGCGGCCGCCGACGGCGAGCAGGCGGGGATGTCCATCCCGTGGGCGGCGCCGGAGTTCTTCGCCGAGGACGCCCCGCGCGGCGTCGCGGCGGACGTGTACGCCCTCGCGGCCACCATCTACACCCTGCTGGCGGGGCGGTCGCCGTTCGAGCTGCCGGGCCGCCCGAACACGGCGCTGGACCTGATCACCCGCATCGAGCGGGACCCGGTGCCCCCGATCGGCCGTGACGACGTCCCCCCGTCCCTGGAGGCCGTGCTGGCGCGGGGGATGGCGAAAGAACCGGCCCGCCGGTTCGGCAGCGCCGCCGAGCTCGCCCGCGCGATCCACCAGATCGAGCAGGAGCTGCACCTGACGCCGACCTCCCTGGACGTCCCCGACACCTCCTGGATGGAGGCGCCCTCGGCACCCGACGACGGCGACCGCACCCGCGTGCGCTCGATCAGCTCGGTGCCGGCCGGCCTCCGGGACGACGCCGCCACCCGGCTGCGCGGTGTCACCTCCGCCCAGGCGAGCCCGCCGGGCTTCGCGGACCCGGAGCCGGCCGGTGAGCACCCGGGGGAGGAGGCCCCCACCCGCCGGGGCGCCCGGACCGCCCTCGTGGCGGGGGTGGCCGCGCTCGTGGTGGCCGGCGCCGTCACCGTCGTCACCTACGGAGCCCTCAACGCCGACGATCCCGGACCGGACGACCCCTCCGGCCCCACCTATGTGCCGCCCACGGTGACGGTTGCGCAGGAGCCCCCGGCTCCCGAGGCCGTGTCCCTCGTCCGCGAGGGCGAGCAGGTCCAGGTCAGCTGGGCCGTTCCGGAGCACGAACGTGACCTCGAGTTCGCCTACGAGGTGACCGAGGGCTCGCTGGAAGGGGAGTACCGTACCGTCGGGGGCGCTACTGAGGTCACCCTCACCGACGACGCCGAGCGGGTGTGCGTGACGGTGAGCAGCATCGACGCGGAGACGAGGGCGGTCTCGCCCGCGGCGGACAATCCGGAGGAATGTGCGTGA
- a CDS encoding FHA domain-containing protein produces MTGEQWSRYRTGAWTAVVTPSGTALLHPGYAVEDVLVLWEAMAAGAPIGEWLEALAGGGITGLADFALAQRTDTGLRVLVRGGAVVTVGEQVLRAEGMSTWREAVVPLPSGEVVTVASGDGLAAPGPDGIPLVAGVVQAEVVCAAAAPPAGAGLEPVAEPASVPEQEPESVPESAPEPEAEPAPEPEPEPEPEPASAPDAASESALRSVLASEATMHPGAEPPAGPSIIDSLPWSVRSSQPSAPPASFAAPDEVPAEQDIDEHTIRVPRRRDPGPDAAVDAPPAQQSGRQSAGPAGAWEGDHDGSTMLVSEVAAMRGAAAAAPGEAGQAPPTQPATEAVTEAVEVLLLSTGLRVALDRPVLIGRAPESKRFAAGVEPRLVTVPSPQQDISRTHVELRREGDHLLVTDLNSTNGTIVVLPGSAPRRLHAGEAVPVRADTRIDLGDGVTGTIEAPAPPP; encoded by the coding sequence ATGACCGGCGAACAGTGGTCGCGGTACCGGACGGGGGCGTGGACGGCCGTGGTGACGCCCTCGGGAACGGCGCTGCTGCACCCCGGCTACGCCGTCGAGGACGTGTTGGTGCTGTGGGAGGCGATGGCGGCCGGCGCCCCGATCGGGGAGTGGCTGGAGGCCCTCGCCGGCGGCGGCATCACCGGGTTGGCGGACTTCGCCCTGGCGCAGCGCACCGACACCGGGCTGCGGGTGCTGGTGCGTGGCGGCGCGGTGGTCACCGTGGGCGAGCAGGTGCTGCGCGCCGAGGGCATGAGCACCTGGCGGGAGGCAGTGGTTCCGCTGCCCTCGGGTGAGGTGGTCACGGTCGCCTCGGGCGACGGCCTCGCGGCTCCCGGCCCCGACGGCATCCCGCTGGTGGCCGGGGTGGTTCAGGCCGAGGTGGTGTGTGCGGCGGCAGCGCCGCCCGCCGGAGCAGGCCTCGAGCCCGTAGCCGAGCCGGCGTCCGTACCGGAGCAGGAGCCCGAGTCCGTGCCGGAGTCAGCACCCGAGCCCGAGGCCGAGCCGGCACCGGAGCCCGAGCCCGAGCCCGAGCCCGAGCCTGCCTCGGCACCCGACGCGGCGTCGGAGTCGGCACTGCGGTCGGTGCTCGCCTCCGAGGCGACGATGCACCCGGGCGCCGAACCCCCGGCAGGCCCGAGCATCATCGACTCGTTGCCGTGGTCGGTCCGCTCCTCCCAGCCCTCCGCTCCGCCGGCCTCGTTCGCCGCCCCGGACGAGGTGCCGGCTGAGCAGGACATCGATGAGCACACCATCCGGGTACCGCGCCGCCGCGATCCCGGTCCGGATGCCGCCGTCGATGCGCCCCCGGCCCAGCAGAGCGGGCGGCAGAGCGCGGGACCGGCGGGCGCCTGGGAGGGCGACCACGACGGATCGACCATGCTGGTCTCGGAGGTGGCCGCGATGCGTGGCGCCGCGGCGGCCGCCCCGGGGGAGGCCGGGCAGGCGCCGCCGACCCAGCCGGCCACGGAGGCCGTCACGGAGGCCGTCGAGGTGCTGCTGCTCTCCACCGGCCTGCGGGTGGCCCTCGATCGGCCCGTGCTGATCGGCCGCGCCCCCGAGTCCAAGCGCTTCGCCGCCGGCGTCGAGCCCCGGCTGGTGACCGTGCCCAGCCCGCAGCAGGACATCTCGCGCACCCACGTCGAGCTGCGCCGCGAGGGTGACCACCTGCTCGTCACCGATCTGAACTCGACCAACGGCACGATCGTCGTCCTGCCGGGCAGCGCGCCGCGCCGCCTGCACGCCGGCGAGGCCGTCCCGGTCCGGGCGGACACGCGGATCGACCTCGGCGACGGGGTCACGGGCACCATCGAGGCCCCGGCGCCGCCGCCGTGA
- a CDS encoding PP2C family protein-serine/threonine phosphatase: MNEDAVLAHPPVFVVADGMGGHIHGELASRAVIAAFDRLAGECDPDREVRPEQVLEAVHAAQRTIRDALRDERDADGSPITAGSTVAGAVLTVHESEPFWLVLNVGDSRIYRLSEGELTQVSVDHSVVQELVESGALDRAAARRHPQRNVITRAVDTGQDAEVDFWRLHAGSDRLLICSDGLTDELDEEQIGAVLREVASPRDAADRLLAAAVHGGARDNVSVIVVDGPGADVSATAPRVESTGDDVADTVPRGGRVTGGRDVSTWR, from the coding sequence GTGAACGAGGACGCGGTCCTCGCCCACCCGCCGGTGTTCGTGGTGGCCGACGGCATGGGCGGGCACATCCACGGTGAGCTCGCCTCACGCGCCGTCATCGCCGCATTCGACCGGCTGGCCGGCGAGTGCGACCCCGACCGGGAGGTGCGGCCCGAGCAGGTGCTGGAGGCCGTCCATGCCGCGCAACGCACGATCCGGGACGCCCTGCGGGACGAGCGCGACGCCGACGGCTCGCCCATCACGGCGGGCAGCACGGTGGCCGGCGCGGTGCTCACGGTGCACGAGTCGGAGCCGTTCTGGCTGGTGCTCAACGTGGGGGACTCGCGTATCTACCGGCTCAGCGAGGGTGAGCTGACGCAGGTGAGCGTGGATCACTCGGTGGTCCAGGAGCTGGTGGAGTCGGGGGCGCTGGACCGGGCAGCGGCGCGCCGCCATCCCCAGCGCAACGTCATCACCCGTGCCGTGGACACCGGGCAGGACGCCGAGGTGGACTTCTGGCGGTTGCACGCCGGTTCCGATCGCCTGCTGATATGCAGCGACGGTCTCACCGACGAACTCGACGAGGAGCAGATCGGTGCCGTGCTGCGCGAGGTGGCCTCGCCGCGGGACGCCGCCGACCGGCTACTGGCGGCGGCCGTGCACGGGGGAGCGCGGGACAACGTCTCGGTGATCGTGGTCGACGGCCCGGGCGCGGACGTGAGTGCCACCGCTCCACGCGTGGAGTCCACGGGCGATGACGTGGCCGATACGGTGCCTCGTGGAGGACGTGTCACCGGCGGGAGGGACGTGAGCACATGGCGATGA